The following proteins are encoded in a genomic region of Dioscorea cayenensis subsp. rotundata cultivar TDr96_F1 chromosome 8, TDr96_F1_v2_PseudoChromosome.rev07_lg8_w22 25.fasta, whole genome shotgun sequence:
- the LOC120267920 gene encoding peptidyl-tRNA hydrolase, mitochondrial-like isoform X1 — translation MMLGASSLLNGLRSPLPSAHRLSNFGRGTKPMILSPPLSASASSSTSDQSKSKPWLLVGLGNSGKMYTGTRHNVGFEMIDAIAEAEGISVSTIRFKALFGKGFIGDAPVMLAKLQTFMNASGESVGSIVSYFHVPLNQVVLMYDDLDLPFAKLPLLPKGGHGGHNGELCRNGSDAMITCSMLMIFRVV, via the exons ATGATGCTGGGGGCGTCGTCGTTGCTGAACGGGCTTCGATCTCCATTGCCTTCAGCTCATCGTTTGAGCAACTTTGGCCGTGGGACTAAGCCCATGATCCTCTCGCCACCGCTCAGCGCCTCCGCTTCATCCTCCACCAGCGACCAGTCCAAATCCAAGCCATGGTTGCTCGTAGGCCTTGGGAATTCTGGCAAGATGTATACCGGGACTCGCCATAAT GTTGGTTTTGAGATGATAGATGCCATAGCTGAAGCTGAAGGGATATCTGTGAGCACCATACGCTTCAAAGCATTGTTTGGAAAAG GCTTCATTGGTGATGCCCCGGTCATGCTTGCTAAACTACAAACTTTTATGAATGCAAGTGGTGAGTCT GTTGGATCAATTGTTTCATATTTCCATGTTCCGCTTAATCAAGTAGTCCTG ATGTATGATGATCTTGATTTGCCTTTTGCAAAATTACCCTTACTGCCTAAGGGTGGACATGGGGGCCACAATGG GGAACTGTGCCGGAATGGATCTGATGCAATGATTACTTGCAGTATGCTAATGATATTCCGAGTAGTGTAA
- the LOC120267920 gene encoding peptidyl-tRNA hydrolase, mitochondrial-like isoform X3 → MMLGASSLLNGLRSPLPSAHRLSNFGRGTKPMILSPPLSASASSSTSDQSKSKPWLLVGLGNSGKMYTGTRHNVGFEMIDAIAEAEGISVSTIRFKALFGKGFIGDAPVMLAKLQTFMNASGESVGSIVSYFHVPLNQVVLMYDDLDLPFAKLPLLPKGGHGGHNGYVFEPSHFFEFPPLLIMC, encoded by the exons ATGATGCTGGGGGCGTCGTCGTTGCTGAACGGGCTTCGATCTCCATTGCCTTCAGCTCATCGTTTGAGCAACTTTGGCCGTGGGACTAAGCCCATGATCCTCTCGCCACCGCTCAGCGCCTCCGCTTCATCCTCCACCAGCGACCAGTCCAAATCCAAGCCATGGTTGCTCGTAGGCCTTGGGAATTCTGGCAAGATGTATACCGGGACTCGCCATAAT GTTGGTTTTGAGATGATAGATGCCATAGCTGAAGCTGAAGGGATATCTGTGAGCACCATACGCTTCAAAGCATTGTTTGGAAAAG GCTTCATTGGTGATGCCCCGGTCATGCTTGCTAAACTACAAACTTTTATGAATGCAAGTGGTGAGTCT GTTGGATCAATTGTTTCATATTTCCATGTTCCGCTTAATCAAGTAGTCCTG ATGTATGATGATCTTGATTTGCCTTTTGCAAAATTACCCTTACTGCCTAAGGGTGGACATGGGGGCCACAATGGGTATGTCTTTGAGccatctcatttttttgaatttccaCCTTTGTTAATAATGTGTTAA
- the LOC120267920 gene encoding peptidyl-tRNA hydrolase, mitochondrial-like isoform X2, protein MMLGASSLLNGLRSPLPSAHRLSNFGRGTKPMILSPPLSASASSSTSDQSKSKPWLLVGLGNSGKMYTGTRHNVGFEMIDAIAEAEGISVSTIRFKALFGKGFIGDAPVMLAKLQTFMNASGESVGSIVSYFHVPLNQVVLMYDDLDLPFAKLPLLPKGGHGGHNGMEGKNYAMDKKTSIFYNLII, encoded by the exons ATGATGCTGGGGGCGTCGTCGTTGCTGAACGGGCTTCGATCTCCATTGCCTTCAGCTCATCGTTTGAGCAACTTTGGCCGTGGGACTAAGCCCATGATCCTCTCGCCACCGCTCAGCGCCTCCGCTTCATCCTCCACCAGCGACCAGTCCAAATCCAAGCCATGGTTGCTCGTAGGCCTTGGGAATTCTGGCAAGATGTATACCGGGACTCGCCATAAT GTTGGTTTTGAGATGATAGATGCCATAGCTGAAGCTGAAGGGATATCTGTGAGCACCATACGCTTCAAAGCATTGTTTGGAAAAG GCTTCATTGGTGATGCCCCGGTCATGCTTGCTAAACTACAAACTTTTATGAATGCAAGTGGTGAGTCT GTTGGATCAATTGTTTCATATTTCCATGTTCCGCTTAATCAAGTAGTCCTG ATGTATGATGATCTTGATTTGCCTTTTGCAAAATTACCCTTACTGCCTAAGGGTGGACATGGGGGCCACAATGG GATGGAAGGGAAAAATTACGCCATGGACAAAAAAACCTCCATCTTTTACAACTTAATTATATGA
- the LOC120267920 gene encoding peptidyl-tRNA hydrolase, mitochondrial-like isoform X4, whose protein sequence is MMLGASSLLNGLRSPLPSAHRLSNFGRGTKPMILSPPLSASASSSTSDQSKSKPWLLVGLGNSGKMYTGTRHNVGFEMIDAIAEAEGISVSTIRFKALFGKGFIGDAPVMLAKLQTFMNASGESVGSIVSYFHVPLNQVVLMYDDLDLPFAKLPLLPKGGHGGHNGV, encoded by the exons ATGATGCTGGGGGCGTCGTCGTTGCTGAACGGGCTTCGATCTCCATTGCCTTCAGCTCATCGTTTGAGCAACTTTGGCCGTGGGACTAAGCCCATGATCCTCTCGCCACCGCTCAGCGCCTCCGCTTCATCCTCCACCAGCGACCAGTCCAAATCCAAGCCATGGTTGCTCGTAGGCCTTGGGAATTCTGGCAAGATGTATACCGGGACTCGCCATAAT GTTGGTTTTGAGATGATAGATGCCATAGCTGAAGCTGAAGGGATATCTGTGAGCACCATACGCTTCAAAGCATTGTTTGGAAAAG GCTTCATTGGTGATGCCCCGGTCATGCTTGCTAAACTACAAACTTTTATGAATGCAAGTGGTGAGTCT GTTGGATCAATTGTTTCATATTTCCATGTTCCGCTTAATCAAGTAGTCCTG ATGTATGATGATCTTGATTTGCCTTTTGCAAAATTACCCTTACTGCCTAAGGGTGGACATGGGGGCCACAATGG AGTGTGA